The genomic segment GGAATCATCAGGGGAGCTAGCCAGAGGAAGGGACCAACAAACTGTTTAAGATATTTTGCGCCGTGTTCTTTCCAACCGAAGTAATGGGTCATGCAGAAAACCGTCAAGGCACAGCCTGCAGTAGTGTTGATGTTGCCGGTTGGGGGATTGAATCCGGGAATCAGGCCAGAAAGGTTGGAGAACAGAATGAAAAAAATGCCTCCTCCGACAACGGTCAAAAAACTACGTGCAACCTGGCTGCCGAGACTGTCGGATATAAGTTTGAGAATACCTTCGACCATGGTTTCCAAAAGATTCTGCAAACTAAAACGACCTTCAGGGATGATCAGGTCTTCAGGGTTACAATGGCGAATTTTCCGGGTTCCCAATAGAACCAGAATGACGATCAATAATGCAATTAGAATCGCGTTGGCAACGTGGTCCGGCAGGAGATTGAGACCAGGTATCAGGGCTGCCCAGGTAATCGTTGGATCGTGATGCATGATTCTCTACCTTAACCTGTTTAGTTTTTAGTTTTGGGGAGCTTACTTAGTGTTTGCATTTGAAGACTTTCGGATGAATCAGGTCTTTTCCGGGTGGTCCGGGGAAAGATCGCTTGACTTGCTGAAAGCCAGGTAGGCCATCGTTTCAAAGGCAATGCCTCCAAAAAGCGCGGAAAAACCAATCAGAAATCCAAACGGCTGACATAATTTCGTCAGGATTACAATTATTGTGATAATCGCCATTCCAACGGTCAGCAGGAGCAGTTTCAAGCCCAGCTTGCCAGCTGCCTTGCCTTCAATCCCATCCTGTCCGGCTCCGGCAAAGGCTTTACTGATCAAAACACTGAGCAGAAAAAAATAAGTCAGCGCCAGGAAACCCCCGACGGCAACCCCGG from the Pseudomonadota bacterium genome contains:
- the atpB gene encoding ATP synthase F0 subunit A, which produces MHHDPTITWAALIPGLNLLPDHVANAILIALLIVILVLLGTRKIRHCNPEDLIIPEGRFSLQNLLETMVEGILKLISDSLGSQVARSFLTVVGGGIFFILFSNLSGLIPGFNPPTGNINTTAGCALTVFCMTHYFGWKEHGAKYLKQFVGPFLWLAPLMIPIEIIGHLARPMSLSLRLFGNIMGDHLVTAIFVMLAPLLVPVPIAFLGLFVAFVQTFVFTLLSLAYFQGAISHDH